Genomic DNA from Gimesia aquarii:
ATTTCTACAACCACTCAAACCGTTCCGAGCGGTTGTCGAGTCCACAGCAACTTATCGTTGGTTATATAAGTTACTCTCTGAGGAAGGAACCATCCTGTTGGTCCATCCAGCGAAATTACGCTTGATGATTCAACGGCGCGCTAAAACAGATCGTTTGGACTGTCAGCTCCTAGCGAACCTGTTACGGATCAACCAGATCCCGCTCTCCTACATTCCCCCCAGACGATTATCAGCAACTGAGAGAGATTACACGCCACCGCGCC
This window encodes:
- a CDS encoding IS110 family transposase, with the protein product MWHIGIDLHRRTVVTSAVNDSGEVVSPVTIECRNTKAILKFLQPLKPFRAVVESTATYRWLYKLLSEEGTILLVHPAKLRLMIQRRAKTDRLDCQLLANLLRINQIPLSYIPPRRLSATERDYTPPRPPGP